In Eriocheir sinensis breed Jianghai 21 chromosome 8, ASM2467909v1, whole genome shotgun sequence, the following proteins share a genomic window:
- the LOC126995495 gene encoding apolipoprotein D-like, which yields MKVTLVTILLAAVVAVGQTMAAKGLIARDVSVGICPTFSNKEDLDPVPYLGPWYEIERFELAPEKDMDCVKAVYSDLGDGLVEVHNMARSNGFFTEIYGTATVIEPGVLLVEFPGSVPSEYHVLDTDYTTFSAVYNCEQVEEMRFQYAWILSRTSTMDQETYDYARQVFVDNGIDVTIFQPTYQGDDCPYVE from the exons ATGAAGGTGACATTGGTAACAATCCtcctggcggcggtggtggcagtgGGTCAGACCATGGCTGCCAAGGGCCTCATAGCACGTGACGTGAGCGTCGGGATATGCCCTACCTTCAGCAACAAGGAGGACCTGGACCCGGTGCCC TACCTGGGCCCCTGGTACGAGATCGAGCGGTTTGAGTTGGCGCCCGAGAAGGACATGGACTGCGTGAAGGCCGTCTACTCCGACCTGG GTGACGGCTTGGTCGAGGTGCACAACATGGCTCGCAGCAACGGTTTTTTCACTGAGATCTACGGCACGGCCACGGTCATCGAACCAGGCGTGCTGCTCGTCGAATTCCCCGGAA GCGTCCCCTCCGAGTACCACGTCCTAGACACCGACTACACCACCTTCTCCGCTGTGTACAACTGTGAGCAAGTCGAGGAGATGCGC TTCCAGTACGCTTGGATCCTGTCTCGCACCTCGACCATGGATCAGGAGACCTATGACTACGCCCGCCAAGTCTTCGTGGACAACGGCATCGACGTCACAATCTTCCAGCCCACCTACCAGGGCGACGATTGCCCCTACGTGGAGTAG
- the LOC126995494 gene encoding apolipoprotein D-like, whose product MKAMLVTLLAVAAVAQSQAKDGEKFPSGIVSVGECPSITPKEDFDPAAYLGAWYEIERFNMIFEEGMDCTQSVYSDLGDGVMEVHNVGRISQGPFTAVGTVTVEEPGALLVAYEGYIPETFYVLDTDYTTFSAVYKCEQMGELRSQYAWIVSRALTLNQATLSHVHQVFASNGVDVRLFQPTHQGSECPYLNNKQEL is encoded by the exons ATGAAGGCGATGCTGGTGACCCTTCTCGCGGTGGCGGCAGTGGCTCAGAGTCAAGCGAAGGACGGAGAAAAATTCCCTTCGGGCATCGTGAGCGTCGGCGAGTGTCCATCCATTACCCCCAAGGAGGACTTCGACCCCGCCGCC TATCTGGGAGCCTGGTATGAGATCGAGCGGTTTAATATGATCTTCGAAGAGGGAATGGACTGTACACAGTCTGTCTACTCCGACCTGG GTGACGGTGTGATGGAGGTGCACAACGTGGGGCGCATCAGCCAGGGGCCGTTCACCGCCGTGGGGACGGTGACGGTAGAGGAACCCGGTGCGCTGCTGGTCGCCTATGAAGGAT ACATACCGGAGACCTTCTACGTCCTGGACACAGACTACACCACCTTCTCCGCCGTGTACAAATGCGAGCAGATGGGGGAGCTTCGC TCCCAGTACGCGTGGATCGTCTCCCGCGCCCTGACCCTCAATCAGGCGACCCTCAGTCACGTCCACCAAGTTTTCGCAAGCAACGGCGTCGACGTGCGCCTCTTCCAGCCCACCCACCAGGGCAGCGAGTGTCCCTACCTGAACAACAAACAAGAGCTGTAA